A genomic window from Vitis riparia cultivar Riparia Gloire de Montpellier isolate 1030 chromosome 18, EGFV_Vit.rip_1.0, whole genome shotgun sequence includes:
- the LOC117906613 gene encoding receptor-like protein kinase 7: protein MSASNAFRWNLCLLCLLCLVCLPSGVTSDEIQLLLKVKAELQNFDTDVLDSWESNDSACNFRGITCNSDGRVREIELSNQRLSGVVPLESICQLESLEKLSLGFNFLQGTISGDLNKCVGLQYLDLGNNLFTGPLPDFSSLSGLKHLYLNSSGFSGLFPWKSLQNMSGLISLSLGDNPFQPSPIAEEVFKLYDLNWLYLSNCSINGTLPPEIGNLNKLINLELSDNYLSGEIPAEIGKLSKLWQLELYANELTGKIPVGFRNLTNLENFDASDNNLEGDLSELRFLNQLVSLQLFENSFSGQIPEEFGEFRRLVNLSLFSNKLSGPIPQKLGSWADFDYIDVSENSLTGPIPPDMCKNGKMKELLMLQNKFTGEIPVTYASCSTLTRFRVNNNSLSGTVPAGIWGLPNVNIIDITMNAFEGSITSDIAKAKSLGQLFVGNNRLSGELPVEISKASSLVSIDLSNNQFSREIPATIGELKILGSLHLQNNMFSGSIPKELGSCDSLSDLNIAHNLLSGKIPSSLGSLPTLNSLNLSENQLSGEIPASLSSLRLSLLDLSHNRLTGRVPQSLSIEAYNGSFAGNAGLCSPNISFFRRCPPDSRMSREQRTLIVCFIIGSMVLLGSLAGFFFLKSKEKDDRSLKDDSWDVKSFHMLSFTEDEILNSIKQDNLIGKGGSGNVYKVSLSNGNELAVKHIWNSDSGGRKKTRSTTPMLAKRSGKSSEFDAEVQTLSSIRHVNVVKLYCSITSEDSSLLVYEYLPNGSLWDRLHTSRKMELDWETRYEIALGAAKGLEYLHHSCERPVIHRDVKSSNILLDEFLKPRIADFGLAKIVQANGGGKDSTHVIAGTHGYIAPEYGYTYKVNEKSDVYSFGVVLMELVTGKRPIEPDYGENRDIVSWVCSNIKTRESVLSIVDSRIPEALKEDAVKVLRIAILCTARLPALRPTMRGVVQMIEEAEPCRLVGIIVNKDGVTKKMEGKTEKFNPSP from the exons ATGTCGGCGTCAAATGCTTTCCGGTGGAACCTTTGCTTGCTGTGCCTGCTATGTTTGGTCTGCTTGCCCTCCGGCGTCACATCCGACGAGATTCAACTTTTACTCAAAGTGAAAGCAGAGCTTCAGAATTTCGACACCGACGTGTTGGATTCCTGGGAATCGAATGATTCCGCATGCAATTTCAGGGGAATCACTTGCAATTCGGATGGTAGGGTCAGGGAAATCGAACTCTCCAATCAGCGGCTATCGGGAGTTGTTCCTCTTGAATCAATATGCCAGCTTGAGTCATTGGAGAAGCTGTCACTGGGGTTCAACTTTTTGCAGGGAACCATTTCCGGGGATTTGAACAAGTGCGTTGGATTACAGTATCTGGACCTGGGCAATAATTTATTTACGGGTCCTCTTCCAGATTTCTCTTCCTTGAGTGGATTGAAGCATCTGTACCTCAATAGCAGTGGATTTTCGGGTCTCTTTCCATGGAAATCTCTTCAAAACATGTCCGGTCTAATTTCGCTAAGCCTCGGCGACAATCCATTCCAGCCGAGTCCTATCGCAGAGGAGGTTTTTAAGCTTTATGATTTGAATTGGCTTTATCTCTCGAATTGCAGTATCAACGGAACACTTCCGCCTGAAATTGGAAATCTCAACAAGCTCATAAATTTAGAGCTCTCTGATAATTACTTATCCGGTGAGATTCCAGCAGAGATTGGGAAGCTCAGCAAGCTGTGGCAGCTGGAGCTTTACGCTAACGAATTGACAGGGAAAATCCCTGTTGGATTTCGGAATCTCACCAATCTCGAGAACTTTGATGCTTCCGATAACAACCTAGAGGGCGACCTATCGGAGTTGAGGTTCTTGAATCAACTAGTTTCGCTGCAACTCTTCGAGAACTCATTTTCTGGACAAATACCGGAGGAGTTCGGAGAGTTTAGGCGACTGGTGAACCTATCACTCTTCTCCAACAAGCTCTCCGGTCCTATTCCTCAGAAGCTTGGTTCTTGGGCAGACTTTGATTACATTGACGTGTCTGAGAATTCCTTAACCGGTCCAATTCCGCCGGATATGTGCAAGAATGGGAAGATGAAGGAGCTTCTGATGCTTCAGAACAAGTTTACGGGTGAGATTCCAGTGACTTACGCCAGCTGTTCCACATTAACTCGTTTCCGGGTAAACAACAACTCGCTTTCAGGCACAGTTCCTGCCGGAATATGGGGATTGCCCAATGTAAATATAATTGACATCACGATGAACGCGTTTGAAGGTTCTATTACTTCCGATATTGCAAAAGCAAAATCTCTCGGACAACTCTTCGTGGGAAACAATAGGTTGTCTGGGGAATTGCCAGTGGAGATTTCAAAAGCTTCATCATTGGTGTCAATTGATCTGAGCAACAATCAATTCTCCAGAGAAATTCCGGCTACCATCGGTGAACTAAAAATCCTGGGTAGTCTCCATTTACAAAACAACATGTTCTCTGGTTCAATACCAAAGGAGTTGGGCTCTTGCGACTCTCTCAGTGATCTGAACATTGCTCACAATTTACTTTCCGGCAAAATTCCTTCTTCACTCGGATCTCTACCTACTCTCAATTCTTTGAATTTGTCCGAAAACCAACTCTCCGGTGAAATTCCGGCAAGTTTGTCATCTCTCAGGCTGAGCCTTCTCGACCTGTCCCACAATCGGTTAACTGGACGCGTGCCTCAATCTCTTTCCATAGAGGCCTACAACGGCAGCTTCGCGGGAAATGCTGGCCTCTGCAGCCCCAATATCAGTTTCTTCCGGCGGTGTCCACCGGATTCCCGCATGTCGAGGGAGCAGCGGACGCTCATAGTTTGTTTCATCATAGGTTCAATGGTCTTGCTGGGCTCGCTGGCAGGCTTCTTTTTCTTGAAGAGTAAAGAAAAAGATGACCGGTCGTTGAAGGACGATTCTTGGGATGTGAAATCATTCCATATGTTGAGTTTCACAGAAGATGAGATTCTCAATTCGATTAAGCAGGATAATCTCATCGGAAAAGGCGGTTCCGGAAATGTGTACAAAGTGTCACTATCAAACGGCAATGAACTTGCAGTGAAACACATCTGGAATTCAGACTCCGGCGGAAGGAAAAAGACCCGGAGTACCACGCCCATGCTGGCAAAGCGTAGCGGAAAGTCGTCGGAGTTTGATGCGGAGGTTCAGACGCTGAGCTCTATTAGGCATGTGAACGTGGTGAAGCTGTACTGTAGCATTACGAGTGAGGATTCAAGCCTATTGGTGTACGAGTATCTACCAAATGGGAGTCTGTGGGATCGTCTACACACTTCCAGGAAGATGGAGCTTGATTGGGAGACAAGGTACGAGATTGCATTGGGGGCTGCCAAAGGATTAGAATATCTACACCATAGCTGTGAAAGGCCTGTGATTCATAGGGATGTCAAGTCTAGTAACATTCTGTTAGATGAGTTTTTGAAGCCTAGAATTGCTGATTTTGGGCTCGCCAAAATCGTTCAAGCTAATGGTGGTGGTAAGGACTCCACCCATGTCATTGCTGGAACCCACGGCTACATCGCTCCTG AGTATGGTTACACATATAAAGTAAATGAGAAGAGTGATGTATACAGTTTTGGAGTTGTTTTAATGGAGCTGGTGACTGGGAAAAGGCCAATTGAGCCTGACTATGGAGAGAACAGGGACATAGTGAGCTGGGTGTGCAGCAACATCAAGACTAGAGAGAGTGTGCTAAGTATCGTAGATTCAAGAATTCCAGAAGCACTAAAGGAAGACGCAGTGAAGGTATTGAGAATTGCAATTCTCTGTACGGCAAGGCTTCCAGCGCTGAGACCTACAATGAGGGGCGTGGTTCAAATGATAGAAGAAGCAGAGCCTTGTAGACTGGTTGGCATCATTGTCAATAAGGACGGTGTTACTAAGAAAATGGAAGGCAAAACAGAGAAATTCAATCCAAGCCCCTAA